One genomic segment of Syngnathus typhle isolate RoL2023-S1 ecotype Sweden linkage group LG8, RoL_Styp_1.0, whole genome shotgun sequence includes these proteins:
- the LOC133158722 gene encoding uncharacterized protein LOC133158722, which produces MFTFSSIPVRPGDINSMKTATSCTSLPCQWLKPSASHIEYAEGCNIDFARPAQKRKSEVSTPEESAARKLLNVPLPTEEQKAAFYKALSECGGRPAILSIVPDYADNFVPRAVKRKLPVPLSQLHDSGNMKLSPDELALKCRSEVEKLHSITREQISAVEEGSRGQATSTTWFQQRAGRIGSSSSARRFLHSAVRESIASPVISVCVAVVAMPSFRISACTTSSPAGS; this is translated from the exons ATGTTCACATTCAGCAGCATCCCTGTTCGCCCTGGAGACATTAATAGTATGAAGACGGCCACTtcatgcacatcactaccttgTCAGTGGCTGAAACCATCAGCATCGCACATAGAATATGCTGAAGGATGCAATATCGATTTTGCCCGTCCAGCCCAGAAACGAAAGTCAGAAGTTTCAACTCCTGAGGAAAGTGCTGCGAGAAAACTGTTGAATGTTCCTCTACCAACTGAAGAGCAGAAAGCTGCCTTTTACAAGGCTTTGTCTGAATGTGGTGGAAGACcagcaattttgagcattgtccCTGACTATGCTGACAACTTTGTGCCAAGGGCAGTGAAGCGAAAGCTTCCTGTACCTCTCTCACAGCTGCACGATTCTGGCAATATGAAACTCAGCCCAGATGAACTTGCACTAAAATGCCGGTCAGAGGTGGAAAAGTTACATTCCATTACCAGAGAgcag aTATCTGCGGTTGAAGAAGGGTCCAGGGGCCAAGCAACATCAACAACTTGGTTTCAACAAAGAGCTGGGCGAATTGGTTCATCAAGTTCTGCACGCAGATTTTTACACTCTGCAGTGAGGGAATCCATTGCTTCCCCAGTGATATCCGTCTGTGTGGCAGTAGTCGCCATGCCTTCGTTTCGAATCTCAGCGTGCACCACATCTTCACCAGCGGgtagttga